From Pirellulales bacterium, the proteins below share one genomic window:
- a CDS encoding tetratricopeptide repeat protein, protein MRAATFALVLTTAPFVVLFTWGGPTRAQDSPPATATQPAAKPTTIDPFQTQQQAIDNLQRGQRRAESNAFEAQRRAASNMSASQTQAIGQLQRGERSAELDASEPIPMPQYGVRSTGGQPRRAQKPPSRGSLPQPNLDRFNPALTAQDYLGGAGAFSYMGPRYPTFAGGGQNWMPIPPTSIGFVPDGMGGVTPAFGGMMMQNGMIQQGVGFVPDGLGGLQVAPYIIPPVTPGPIGPNGMPMSNYPFSNLPGGPAMLAPPPTVANNGVIPPDPYTEQAALQETGLLPSVDKPQALDQPENNAELTRAIRAFRDRRYREALRQLDTAAAQAPLDGSIELLRAQTLFAQGEFDESAAALDRALSTLPSAKWGSVLADGSSYYFDEELYSRQLDTLTGWVGKNPKDPSGHYLLAYHLGYQGRAAEAVRELQAAMSLGRRDPQTIGLYTLFDQEAKRQEAEAAAAKAAEQPDATKEKEPMRMQSGHQEF, encoded by the coding sequence ATGAGAGCTGCCACCTTTGCCCTGGTGTTAACCACCGCCCCTTTTGTGGTGTTGTTCACCTGGGGCGGGCCAACCCGTGCTCAAGATTCCCCCCCCGCGACGGCCACGCAACCGGCGGCCAAACCGACGACGATCGATCCCTTTCAGACGCAACAACAGGCGATCGATAACCTACAGCGTGGCCAGCGCCGCGCTGAGAGCAACGCCTTCGAGGCGCAACGCCGCGCCGCGAGCAACATGAGCGCCAGCCAGACACAGGCGATCGGCCAGTTGCAGCGTGGCGAACGCTCGGCGGAACTCGATGCCAGCGAGCCGATTCCGATGCCGCAGTACGGGGTGCGCTCGACCGGGGGCCAGCCGCGCCGCGCTCAGAAGCCCCCTTCGCGTGGCTCGCTGCCGCAGCCGAACCTCGATCGATTCAACCCTGCGCTCACGGCTCAAGATTATCTGGGCGGAGCGGGGGCCTTCAGTTACATGGGGCCCCGCTATCCGACCTTCGCCGGCGGCGGCCAGAACTGGATGCCGATTCCACCGACGAGCATCGGCTTCGTCCCCGACGGCATGGGGGGCGTCACGCCCGCTTTCGGCGGCATGATGATGCAGAACGGCATGATCCAGCAGGGCGTGGGCTTCGTGCCCGACGGTCTCGGTGGCTTGCAAGTCGCTCCCTACATCATTCCCCCCGTCACACCAGGACCGATAGGTCCGAACGGGATGCCGATGAGCAATTACCCGTTCAGCAACCTGCCCGGTGGCCCGGCCATGCTCGCCCCCCCGCCGACGGTGGCAAATAACGGCGTCATTCCCCCCGATCCCTACACGGAACAAGCCGCGCTGCAAGAAACCGGCCTGCTCCCGTCGGTCGACAAGCCGCAGGCCCTCGATCAGCCCGAGAACAACGCCGAATTGACCCGGGCAATCCGCGCCTTCCGCGATCGCCGCTATCGCGAAGCGCTGCGACAACTCGATACGGCCGCCGCCCAGGCGCCGCTCGACGGTTCGATCGAATTGCTGCGCGCTCAGACCCTGTTCGCGCAGGGTGAGTTCGACGAATCGGCCGCGGCGCTCGATCGTGCCCTCTCCACGCTCCCCTCGGCGAAATGGGGGAGCGTGCTGGCCGACGGCTCGAGCTATTACTTCGACGAAGAGCTCTACAGCCGGCAACTCGATACCCTGACCGGCTGGGTCGGCAAGAATCCGAAGGATCCCTCCGGACATTACCTGCTGGCCTACCATCTAGGGTACCAGGGTCGCGCGGCCGAGGCCGTGCGCGAATTGCAGGCGGCCATGTCGCTCGGCCGTCGCGATCCGCAGACGATTGGCCTCTACACGCTCTTCGATCAGGAAGCCAAACGCCAGGAAGCCGAAGCCGCCGCCGCGAAAGCAGCCGAGCAGCCTGACGCCACGAAAGAAAAAGAGCCCATGCGGATGCAGAGTGGCCATCAAGAGTTCTAA
- a CDS encoding CehA/McbA family metallohydrolase, which yields MRARSRVAAGLLSLYVAVGASLAWGEPLPVVRQVEAQPFTAQAKRIVQALEMLGAPLTTEQQQAFDAALAEADDARRVVAIQAVLDPLCLVGVNINPESRVKVAQGTAAPKLVQQGWTVFLVKVQNEAGVTAELAVKSPNAEPLQKRSSGKPDPEVSIKPTDVGDRWLDVSLFTGQPLNKPLSGLGVEYRLLELYSRDVGKREAKLMFDVGQGTQDLGFRNEVNILFDGEPAVEVVLEIYDDDGQPTTGQFVIRDKRGRIYPAMSRRLAPDLFFHEQVYRHHGESIMLPPGDYEFTCTRGPEYLIEKRNVAVPHSVSHKEIVHLKRWIKLADRGWYSGDHHVHAAGCAHYESPAEGVQPVDMMRHILGEDLNVGCVLSWGPCWYFQKQYFDGKVSQLSTPQNLMRYDVEVSGFPSSHAGHLCLLRLTEDDYPGTTRIEEWPSWDLPVLQWGKRQGGVVGFSHSGWGLKVDGAKLPTYEMPPFDGIGANEYVVDVVHDACDFISAVDTPAVWELNIWYHTLNCGYTCRISGETDFPCIYGERVGLGRAYVKLDAADGPLDYDQWVLGIRDGRSYCCDGLSHLIDFEANGLGVGEPGADGRPSVLALKSGKPLKLKVQAAALLAAEPGEKEREIRERPLDEKPYWHVERARVGDSRKVPVELIVNGKSVERQEIEADGSVSELTFDYTPRYSSWIALRIFPSSHTNPIFVEVDGQPIRASQKSAQWCADAVDVCWKQKSLQIRPSERDTAQAAYEAARVAYRKILAEAQED from the coding sequence ATGCGCGCGCGTTCCCGTGTTGCCGCTGGATTGCTCTCTCTGTACGTCGCCGTTGGCGCCTCGCTGGCGTGGGGCGAGCCCTTGCCCGTGGTCCGACAGGTCGAGGCGCAGCCTTTTACCGCGCAGGCGAAACGCATCGTGCAGGCGCTCGAGATGCTCGGCGCGCCGCTGACCACCGAGCAACAGCAGGCCTTCGACGCCGCGCTCGCCGAGGCGGATGATGCCAGACGTGTCGTCGCGATTCAGGCCGTGCTCGACCCGCTCTGCCTGGTCGGCGTGAACATCAATCCCGAAAGCCGCGTGAAGGTCGCACAAGGCACAGCGGCGCCCAAGCTCGTGCAACAGGGTTGGACCGTCTTTCTCGTCAAGGTGCAGAACGAGGCGGGCGTGACCGCCGAGCTGGCCGTGAAGAGCCCGAACGCCGAACCGCTGCAAAAGCGGTCGAGCGGCAAGCCCGATCCAGAGGTCTCGATCAAACCGACCGACGTGGGGGACCGCTGGCTCGACGTCAGTCTCTTCACCGGTCAGCCACTGAATAAGCCTCTTTCAGGGTTGGGCGTCGAGTACCGCCTGCTCGAACTCTATAGCCGCGACGTGGGCAAGCGCGAGGCGAAGCTCATGTTCGACGTGGGACAAGGCACGCAGGATCTGGGGTTTCGCAACGAGGTGAACATTCTCTTCGACGGCGAGCCCGCGGTCGAAGTGGTCCTCGAGATCTACGACGACGACGGCCAGCCCACCACCGGGCAGTTCGTGATCCGCGATAAACGTGGACGAATCTATCCGGCCATGTCGCGGCGGCTGGCTCCCGATCTCTTCTTTCACGAGCAGGTCTATCGCCACCACGGCGAATCGATCATGTTGCCGCCGGGTGACTACGAGTTCACCTGCACGCGCGGACCAGAGTACCTCATCGAGAAACGCAACGTCGCCGTTCCGCACTCGGTCTCGCACAAGGAAATCGTCCACCTCAAGCGCTGGATCAAGCTGGCCGATCGCGGTTGGTACTCGGGCGATCATCACGTCCACGCGGCGGGCTGCGCCCATTACGAGTCGCCCGCCGAAGGCGTGCAGCCCGTCGACATGATGCGCCATATCCTGGGCGAGGATCTCAACGTCGGCTGTGTCCTGTCCTGGGGCCCCTGCTGGTATTTCCAGAAGCAATACTTCGACGGCAAGGTCAGCCAGCTCTCGACGCCACAAAATCTGATGCGCTACGACGTCGAGGTCTCCGGCTTTCCCAGCTCGCACGCGGGTCACCTCTGCCTGCTGCGGCTGACCGAAGACGATTATCCCGGTACGACCAGGATCGAAGAGTGGCCCAGTTGGGACCTGCCCGTGCTGCAGTGGGGCAAGCGACAGGGGGGCGTGGTCGGATTCTCGCACAGTGGCTGGGGACTCAAGGTCGACGGCGCGAAGCTCCCCACCTACGAGATGCCACCGTTCGACGGTATCGGCGCGAACGAATACGTCGTCGACGTCGTACATGACGCGTGCGACTTCATCTCGGCAGTCGATACGCCGGCGGTGTGGGAATTGAACATCTGGTACCACACGCTGAATTGCGGCTACACGTGCCGTATCAGCGGCGAGACCGATTTCCCCTGCATCTACGGAGAACGGGTCGGCCTGGGACGTGCCTACGTGAAGTTGGACGCCGCCGACGGTCCGCTCGACTACGACCAGTGGGTGCTCGGCATTCGCGACGGTCGCAGCTACTGCTGCGACGGGCTGAGCCACTTGATCGACTTCGAGGCCAACGGCTTGGGCGTGGGCGAACCTGGCGCCGATGGCCGGCCCAGCGTACTGGCCCTCAAGTCGGGCAAACCGCTTAAGTTGAAAGTGCAGGCCGCGGCCCTGCTGGCCGCAGAACCGGGAGAAAAAGAACGTGAGATCCGCGAGCGACCGCTCGACGAGAAGCCGTACTGGCACGTCGAACGGGCCCGAGTGGGGGACTCCCGCAAAGTGCCCGTCGAGTTGATCGTCAACGGCAAGTCGGTCGAACGCCAGGAGATCGAAGCGGACGGTTCCGTCTCTGAATTGACTTTCGACTACACCCCGCGATACTCAAGTTGGATCGCGCTACGGATCTTTCCCAGTTCGCACACGAATCCGATCTTCGTCGAGGTGGACGGCCAGCCCATTCGGGCCAGTCAGAAGAGCGCCCAGTGGTGTGCCGACGCAGTCGACGTGTGTTGGAAACAGAAAAGCCTGCAGATCCGGCCGTCGGAGCGGGACACCGCTCAGGCCGCGTACGAGGCGGCGCGCGTTGCATACCGAAAAATCCTTGCCGAGGCACAGGAAGACTGA
- a CDS encoding Ldh family oxidoreductase translates to MPTIPAQQLIDFSQRLLESGGVGPDEALLVAESLVEANLRGHDSHGVMRVPFYLDGVRKGEVTPGAELRVIHETPSILAADGNWGFGQTQARRLTERLITKAKTCGVAIGTLIQCAHVGRLGEYCEQAAEAELVSLMMVNTHGTARRVAPVGGTAPRLGTNPLAIGVPHADGPLVLDIGTSATAEGKVRVRRIGGQLCPDGWLLDSTGRPTNDPHSLYADPPGTIRPMGGDQAYKGFGLALMIEIFAGALSGGVCAREKPINQLGNCVYLQLIDPAQISGVDHFRREVAELTTFVRSCPTVDGVNEIQLPGDPERRLRQERLAAGITLDDGNWGQLAKLAEQLGVVAPK, encoded by the coding sequence GTGCCTACGATTCCCGCTCAGCAATTGATCGACTTCTCGCAGCGGCTCCTCGAGTCCGGCGGCGTGGGTCCGGACGAGGCTCTACTTGTGGCCGAGAGTCTCGTCGAGGCCAACCTCCGCGGACACGATTCGCATGGCGTGATGCGCGTGCCCTTCTATCTCGACGGCGTGCGCAAGGGAGAAGTCACGCCGGGGGCCGAATTGCGCGTCATTCATGAAACTCCCTCGATCCTGGCCGCCGACGGCAACTGGGGCTTTGGCCAGACGCAGGCGCGCCGGCTCACCGAGCGATTGATCACCAAGGCGAAAACGTGCGGCGTGGCTATCGGCACGTTGATCCAGTGTGCCCACGTGGGGCGACTCGGTGAATACTGCGAACAGGCCGCCGAGGCAGAGCTCGTCTCGCTGATGATGGTCAATACCCACGGCACCGCGCGGCGCGTGGCGCCGGTCGGCGGCACGGCGCCACGCTTGGGCACCAATCCACTCGCCATCGGTGTCCCGCACGCCGATGGTCCCCTGGTACTCGATATCGGCACCAGCGCTACGGCCGAAGGCAAGGTCCGCGTGCGGCGTATCGGCGGGCAACTTTGTCCCGATGGCTGGCTGCTCGACTCGACGGGTCGGCCGACGAACGATCCCCACTCGCTCTATGCCGATCCCCCCGGCACGATCCGACCGATGGGAGGCGACCAGGCCTACAAGGGCTTCGGCCTGGCGCTGATGATCGAGATCTTTGCCGGGGCACTCTCGGGCGGTGTCTGCGCGCGTGAGAAGCCGATCAATCAACTCGGCAACTGCGTCTATCTGCAGTTGATCGACCCGGCCCAGATCAGCGGCGTCGATCACTTTCGACGCGAGGTCGCCGAACTGACGACCTTCGTGCGCAGTTGCCCCACGGTCGATGGAGTGAACGAGATCCAACTCCCCGGCGATCCCGAGCGCCGCCTGCGTCAAGAACGCCTCGCCGCCGGCATCACGCTCGACGACGGCAACTGGGGGCAACTTGCCAAACTGGCCGAGCAACTGGGCGTCGTGGCGCCAAAGTAG
- the murD gene encoding UDP-N-acetylmuramoyl-L-alanine--D-glutamate ligase, protein MDQSQDEMEVRGKRVTVMGLGRHGGGVAVARYLAERGAIVTVTDRAAAAALRESFEALSGVPLADVFVGGHRERDFRSAEIVVVNPAVRPDHPLVLLAADSGAVLTSEIVLFADACPGKIVGVTGSNGKSTTAAMTAAILQADSRRTWLGGNIGGSLLGELPAITTDDWVVLELSSFQLARWPDEARFPEVAVVTNCTPNHLDWHESLADYVRAKQRLLHGQGRGSLAVLNDTCPQVATWHMHVRGRQLDLVGEAELPTLAVPGRHNRQNARLAATAALGIGCGRDAIERGLREYRGLPHRLELVAEVAGLRFYNDSQATTPESAIAALRAFEAPVWLLAGGYDKGCELAPLAQEIARRARGAALYGAVRSKLHALIVEERPQGEFTSRETLAEGFAWCVERAQPGEAIVLSPACASFDQFRDYADRAACFQRLVRAFAECHTATATR, encoded by the coding sequence ATGGACCAATCGCAAGACGAGATGGAAGTTCGCGGCAAACGAGTCACGGTGATGGGACTGGGGCGCCACGGCGGTGGTGTGGCCGTGGCGCGCTACCTGGCCGAGCGGGGGGCGATCGTCACCGTCACCGATCGGGCCGCTGCCGCTGCGCTGCGAGAATCGTTCGAGGCACTCTCGGGAGTGCCGCTCGCCGATGTTTTTGTCGGCGGGCATCGAGAGCGAGATTTTCGATCGGCCGAGATCGTCGTCGTCAACCCGGCCGTGCGGCCCGATCATCCGCTCGTGCTGTTGGCGGCCGATTCAGGCGCCGTGTTGACGAGCGAGATCGTGCTGTTTGCCGACGCCTGCCCGGGCAAGATCGTCGGTGTGACCGGCTCGAATGGCAAGTCGACCACCGCGGCGATGACGGCGGCGATCTTGCAGGCCGACAGTCGCCGCACGTGGCTGGGGGGCAACATCGGGGGCAGCCTGTTGGGCGAATTGCCTGCCATCACCACGGACGACTGGGTCGTGCTCGAATTGTCGAGCTTTCAGCTCGCACGCTGGCCCGACGAGGCGCGTTTTCCGGAGGTGGCAGTCGTTACGAACTGCACGCCGAACCACCTCGACTGGCATGAGAGCTTGGCGGACTACGTCCGAGCGAAGCAGCGCTTGCTGCACGGTCAGGGGCGCGGCTCGCTGGCGGTGCTCAACGACACTTGTCCGCAGGTCGCCACCTGGCATATGCACGTTCGTGGTCGGCAACTCGATCTCGTTGGTGAGGCCGAGTTGCCGACCCTGGCGGTGCCCGGCAGGCACAACCGGCAGAACGCGCGGCTCGCGGCCACCGCCGCGCTAGGGATCGGTTGTGGCCGCGACGCGATCGAGCGCGGCTTGCGCGAATATCGTGGCTTGCCGCACCGGCTCGAGTTGGTGGCCGAAGTCGCGGGGCTGCGCTTCTACAACGATAGCCAGGCGACGACGCCCGAGTCGGCCATCGCGGCGCTGCGCGCGTTCGAGGCGCCCGTCTGGCTGCTTGCCGGCGGTTACGACAAGGGGTGCGAGCTGGCGCCCCTGGCACAGGAAATCGCCCGGCGCGCGCGGGGCGCAGCGCTGTATGGCGCCGTGCGAAGCAAACTTCATGCGCTGATCGTGGAGGAGCGGCCCCAAGGCGAGTTTACTTCGCGCGAGACGCTCGCCGAGGGATTTGCCTGGTGTGTCGAGCGAGCACAGCCGGGAGAGGCGATCGTCCTTTCGCCGGCCTGCGCGAGCTTCGATCAGTTTCGCGATTACGCCGATCGGGCCGCATGCTTCCAACGGTTGGTGCGCGCGTTCGCGGAATGTCACACGGCCACGGCCACGCGCTGA
- a CDS encoding serine hydrolase, which yields MKIGPDSRYAAVAESLRKVIRSEIAAHQIPGFAIALVDGEHTVWAEGFGHADLARSRPAGADTLFRVGSVSKVFTAMAVMQLVEAGKLDLDAPVTKYLPDFHPQNPFDQPITLRQLMSHRSGLVREPPVGSYFDASEPSVEEAIASLNDTELVYEPTKRTKYSNAGVTVVGRVVEVVCGRPLDEYVREEILAPLAARDTTFAPGEALRPRIAEAAMWTYDGRVFPAPTFELATTAAGNLYSTAIDQARFLELFFAGGRGGDRQVLQAETLRQMWQPQFPDAEGRGDFGLGFALARFEGHERVRHGGAVYGFSTELTALTDVKLGVAAMASMDVSNAIVNRIADHALRLMLAVREGKPLPTWEATGPIPPERAKRLAGSFRGSKQAVELFELAGKLYLWHGSSRGELRQRGDGKLVVDDRHEQGTVLEPLGEDRLKIGDETLARVQTDAPPSAPPERWKGLIGEYGPDHNTLYVLERNGKLHALIEWIFCYELEELDENTFAFPNEGLYHGERIVFTRDDEGRTTRAVAAGVAFERRETGPPPGETFKVEPVVSVESLRPQAAAASPPREEGDFLAADLVELAGLDPTIKYDIRYATTNNFLGSVFYQQARAMMQRPAAEALVRANQSLAPLGYGLLIHDAYRPWAVTRMFWDATPEAMRHFVANPAKGSRHNRGCAVDLTLYTLADGQPVEMVGGYDEFSMRSYPSYPGGTSRQRWQRELLRRAIEAQGFNVYEFEWWHFDFGDWQRYPILNQPFEEIPRS from the coding sequence ATGAAAATCGGTCCCGACTCGCGCTATGCCGCCGTGGCCGAGTCGCTTCGTAAAGTCATTCGGAGCGAGATTGCCGCGCATCAGATTCCCGGCTTTGCCATTGCGCTGGTCGATGGCGAGCACACCGTCTGGGCCGAAGGGTTCGGCCATGCCGATCTCGCCCGATCGCGTCCGGCCGGCGCCGACACGCTCTTCCGCGTGGGCTCCGTTTCAAAGGTGTTCACCGCGATGGCCGTGATGCAACTGGTCGAGGCGGGCAAGCTCGACCTCGACGCGCCCGTCACGAAGTACCTGCCCGACTTTCATCCACAGAATCCCTTCGACCAGCCGATCACGTTGCGGCAACTCATGTCGCATCGCAGCGGGCTGGTCCGCGAGCCACCGGTCGGCAGCTACTTCGATGCCAGCGAACCCTCGGTCGAGGAGGCGATCGCCAGTCTGAACGACACCGAGCTCGTCTACGAACCGACGAAACGTACCAAGTACTCGAACGCGGGGGTGACGGTCGTGGGTCGCGTGGTCGAGGTCGTCTGTGGCCGCCCGCTCGACGAGTACGTGCGCGAGGAGATCCTGGCGCCGCTGGCGGCGCGCGATACGACATTTGCTCCCGGCGAGGCGTTGCGCCCGCGCATCGCCGAAGCGGCGATGTGGACCTACGACGGGCGCGTGTTTCCTGCGCCGACGTTCGAACTGGCGACCACGGCGGCAGGCAATCTCTATTCGACGGCGATCGATCAGGCGAGGTTTCTCGAGCTGTTTTTCGCCGGCGGCAGGGGAGGGGACCGCCAGGTGCTGCAAGCCGAGACGCTGCGACAGATGTGGCAGCCGCAGTTCCCCGACGCCGAGGGGCGTGGCGATTTCGGACTGGGCTTCGCGCTGGCGCGGTTCGAGGGGCACGAGCGCGTGCGGCATGGCGGCGCCGTGTACGGTTTTTCGACCGAGCTGACCGCGCTCACTGACGTGAAGCTTGGTGTCGCGGCGATGGCCTCGATGGACGTGTCGAATGCCATCGTGAATCGCATTGCCGACCATGCCCTGCGGCTGATGCTGGCCGTGCGCGAGGGTAAGCCGCTTCCCACGTGGGAGGCAACCGGTCCGATCCCGCCGGAACGCGCGAAACGCCTGGCCGGCTCTTTCCGCGGATCGAAGCAAGCGGTCGAGCTGTTCGAGCTCGCCGGCAAGCTTTACCTGTGGCACGGCAGTTCACGCGGCGAGTTGCGACAACGCGGCGACGGCAAGCTGGTGGTCGACGACCGCCACGAGCAGGGGACCGTGCTCGAACCGTTGGGCGAAGATCGACTGAAGATCGGCGACGAAACGCTTGCACGCGTGCAGACCGACGCTCCGCCATCGGCGCCGCCCGAGCGCTGGAAGGGGCTGATCGGCGAATACGGCCCCGATCACAACACGCTTTACGTTCTCGAGCGCAACGGCAAGCTGCACGCGCTGATCGAGTGGATCTTCTGCTACGAGCTCGAGGAGCTCGACGAGAACACGTTCGCCTTTCCGAACGAGGGTTTGTACCACGGCGAAAGGATCGTCTTCACGCGCGATGACGAGGGGCGCACGACGAGAGCCGTGGCCGCGGGGGTCGCGTTCGAGCGGCGCGAGACGGGGCCGCCGCCGGGCGAGACCTTCAAGGTCGAGCCGGTGGTTTCGGTCGAATCGCTCCGCCCCCAAGCAGCGGCTGCATCACCGCCACGCGAAGAGGGAGACTTTCTCGCCGCCGACCTGGTGGAGCTCGCCGGCCTGGATCCGACGATCAAGTACGACATCCGCTACGCGACGACGAACAATTTTCTGGGGTCGGTGTTTTACCAGCAGGCCCGGGCGATGATGCAGCGTCCCGCGGCCGAGGCGCTTGTGCGAGCGAACCAATCGCTCGCGCCGCTCGGTTATGGACTGCTGATTCACGACGCGTATCGCCCCTGGGCAGTGACGCGCATGTTCTGGGATGCGACGCCGGAAGCGATGCGGCATTTCGTCGCCAATCCGGCGAAGGGCTCGCGCCACAACCGTGGTTGCGCGGTCGACCTGACGCTTTACACTTTGGCCGATGGTCAACCGGTGGAGATGGTCGGGGGTTACGACGAGTTCTCGATGCGCTCGTACCCGAGCTATCCCGGCGGCACCTCGCGGCAGCGCTGGCAGCGCGAGCTATTGCGCCGCGCGATCGAAGCACAGGGCTTCAACGTCTACGAATTCGAGTGGTGGCACTTCGACTTTGGCGACTGGCAGCGTTATCCGATCTTGAACCAGCCCTTCGAGGAGATCCCGCGTTCTTAG
- the queG gene encoding tRNA epoxyqueuosine(34) reductase QueG, translated as MPDDAPETLTEELKAEAARLGFQMAGACPAVTPVGISRLGEWLTAGFAGEMHYIAERRAAYEHPRHVLDGARSIVVLAMNYRPPEPAAIERGAGRVARYARGRDYHDVIHERLKRLAAWLVARRPGARVRGVVDSAPLMEREFAQLAGLGWIGKNTLLLNKRLGSWFFLAALLTDLELTYDDAHEKDHCGTCRACLDACPTDAFVDAYQLDARRCISYLTIELRSPIPVELREGIGDWLFGCDICQEVCPWNREAPLAEEVEFAPLPYLNPVDAAKLFELDEGTFRERFRHSPLWRAKRRGLLRNAAIVLGNSKNDGAIPVLVRGLNDEEPLVRAASAWALRQYTGEEAIAALIARQAIETDADVLAEIQGVVPAPP; from the coding sequence ATGCCGGACGATGCCCCCGAGACGCTTACCGAGGAATTGAAAGCCGAAGCCGCGCGGCTGGGGTTTCAGATGGCGGGCGCCTGCCCGGCGGTCACGCCCGTGGGCATTTCGCGGTTGGGCGAATGGCTGACGGCGGGCTTCGCCGGCGAGATGCACTACATTGCCGAGCGCCGTGCGGCCTACGAACATCCGCGGCACGTCCTCGACGGCGCGCGGAGCATCGTCGTGTTGGCGATGAACTATCGCCCGCCCGAGCCGGCCGCCATCGAACGCGGCGCGGGACGCGTGGCCCGTTACGCTCGAGGGCGTGACTATCACGATGTGATTCACGAGCGCTTGAAGCGACTGGCCGCCTGGCTGGTGGCGCGGCGGCCGGGGGCGCGGGTGCGGGGCGTGGTCGATTCGGCGCCCCTCATGGAGCGCGAGTTCGCCCAGTTGGCGGGGCTCGGCTGGATCGGCAAGAACACGCTCTTGCTCAACAAGCGGTTGGGAAGTTGGTTCTTTCTGGCGGCCTTGCTGACCGATCTCGAGTTGACTTATGACGACGCCCACGAGAAGGATCATTGCGGTACGTGCCGGGCGTGCCTCGATGCCTGTCCGACCGATGCGTTCGTCGATGCGTACCAGCTCGATGCGCGGCGCTGCATCAGTTATCTGACGATCGAGCTGCGTTCGCCTATTCCGGTGGAACTGCGCGAGGGAATCGGCGATTGGCTCTTCGGCTGCGACATCTGCCAGGAGGTTTGCCCCTGGAATCGCGAGGCGCCGCTGGCGGAAGAAGTAGAGTTTGCACCACTACCGTATCTGAATCCGGTTGATGCGGCGAAGCTGTTTGAACTGGACGAGGGGACATTTCGAGAGCGTTTTCGCCACTCGCCGTTGTGGCGTGCGAAGCGACGCGGACTGCTGCGCAACGCCGCGATCGTGCTGGGGAATTCCAAGAATGACGGCGCGATCCCAGTTCTCGTGCGCGGGTTGAATGATGAAGAGCCGCTCGTGCGCGCGGCCAGTGCCTGGGCATTAAGGCAATACACAGGCGAGGAAGCAATCGCGGCGCTGATAGCACGTCAGGCAATCGAAACGGATGCAGACGTGCTCGCCGAGATACAGGGTGTCGTGCCTGCACCACCATAA
- a CDS encoding twin-arginine translocation signal domain-containing protein: MNSLSHRDALNRRRFLQGALAAGAAGAIAPSFMRPAFAAASARPKVGVVLTEFSYRSHAHVILENCVQPYLFNGQPTDPGVEIVSMYVDQFPDGEMSRDVSKQYNIPIFETIGEAITLGSDKLAVDAVLSIGEHGSYPHNEKGQHMYPRKRFFDEIVAVFRNSDRAVPVFSDKHLSYRFDWAREMYDTSRELGFPLMAGSSVPLAERKPPLEMPADAQYEAAVSIHGGGVESYDFHALEVLQSMIESRRGGESGVKQVQFLTGDALWKAADAGLWSRDLADRAMAAELGPDLPPVKELCDSQKLGSGAPHGVLVTYRDGLRAIALKVGDSSTRWNFAAKLKGKAKPVATAFYVGPWQNRNLFKALSHAIQTFFREGQTPYPVERTLLVTGILDAEMDSRYQGGVPIDTPQLDIAYQPRDYRAMREMGASWKLITEDMPEPRGMAPPAKA; this comes from the coding sequence ATGAATTCGCTCTCGCATCGTGACGCGTTGAATCGCCGTCGTTTCTTACAAGGCGCCCTCGCCGCCGGCGCGGCGGGCGCCATCGCTCCCTCATTCATGCGTCCCGCATTCGCTGCAGCGTCAGCCCGCCCCAAGGTGGGCGTCGTGCTCACCGAGTTCAGCTACCGCAGCCACGCGCATGTGATCCTCGAGAATTGCGTGCAGCCTTATCTGTTCAACGGCCAGCCAACCGATCCGGGCGTCGAGATCGTCAGCATGTACGTCGATCAATTCCCCGACGGTGAAATGTCCCGCGACGTGTCGAAGCAATACAACATCCCGATCTTCGAAACGATCGGCGAAGCGATCACCCTGGGGAGCGACAAGCTGGCGGTCGACGCCGTGCTGTCGATCGGCGAGCACGGCAGCTATCCGCACAACGAAAAAGGCCAGCACATGTATCCGCGCAAGCGGTTCTTCGACGAGATCGTGGCCGTGTTTCGCAACAGCGACCGCGCCGTGCCGGTCTTCAGCGACAAGCATCTCAGTTATCGCTTCGATTGGGCGCGCGAGATGTACGACACCTCGCGCGAGCTGGGCTTTCCGCTCATGGCTGGCAGCTCCGTCCCCCTGGCCGAACGAAAGCCGCCGCTCGAGATGCCTGCCGACGCCCAGTACGAAGCGGCAGTCTCGATTCACGGCGGCGGCGTCGAATCGTACGACTTCCATGCGCTCGAGGTCTTGCAGTCGATGATCGAGTCGCGCCGCGGCGGCGAGTCGGGCGTGAAGCAGGTGCAGTTCCTCACCGGCGACGCCCTCTGGAAGGCGGCCGACGCAGGACTCTGGTCGCGCGACCTGGCCGATCGCGCCATGGCCGCCGAACTGGGGCCCGACCTGCCGCCGGTCAAGGAACTGTGCGATTCGCAAAAGCTCGGCAGCGGCGCGCCCCACGGCGTGCTCGTCACCTATCGCGACGGGCTTCGCGCCATCGCCCTCAAGGTGGGCGACAGCAGCACGCGCTGGAATTTCGCCGCCAAGCTGAAGGGAAAAGCAAAACCGGTCGCCACGGCGTTCTATGTCGGCCCGTGGCAGAACCGCAACCTGTTCAAGGCCCTTTCCCACGCCATTCAAACCTTCTTTCGCGAAGGCCAAACGCCCTACCCTGTCGAGCGTACGCTGCTGGTCACCGGCATTCTCGACGCCGAGATGGACTCGCGCTACCAGGGGGGCGTGCCGATCGACACGCCGCAGCTCGACATCGCCTACCAGCCGCGCGACTACCGCGCCATGCGCGAGATGGGAGCCAGTTGGAAGCTCATCACCGAAGACATGCCGGAACCGCGCGGCATGGCGCCACCAGCGAAGGCCTGA